Proteins from one Meriones unguiculatus strain TT.TT164.6M chromosome 10, Bangor_MerUng_6.1, whole genome shotgun sequence genomic window:
- the Ndrg4 gene encoding protein NDRG4 isoform X3, giving the protein MPECWDGEHDIETPYGLLHVVIRGSPKGNRPAILTYHDVGLNHKLCFNTFFNYEDMQEITKHFVVCHVDAPGQQVGASQFPQGYQFPSMDQLAAMLPSVVQHFGFKYVIGIGVGAGAYVLAKFALIFPDLVEGLVLMNIDPNGKGWIDWAATKLSGLTSTLPDTVLSHLFSQEELVNNTELVQSYRQQISNVVNQANLQLFWNMYNSRRDLDINRPGTVPNAKTLRCPVMLVVGDNAPAEDGVVECNSKLDPTTTTFLKMADSGGLPQVTQPGKLTEAFKYFLQGMGYIAHLKDRRLSGGAVPSASMTRLARSRTASLTSASSVDGSRPQPCAHSESSEGMGQVNHTMEVSC; this is encoded by the exons ATGCCGGAGTGCTGGGATGGG gaaCACGACATTGAGACGCCTTATGGCCTTCTGCATGTGGTGATCCGGGGCTCCCCCAAAGGAAACCGCCCAGCCATCCTTACCTACCATGACGTGGGCCTCAATC ACAAGCTGTGCTTCAACACCTTCTTCAACTACGAGGATATGCAGGAGATCACCAAGCACTTTGTGGTGTGCCATGTGGACGCCCCTGGGCAGCAGGTGGGGGCGTCACAGTTCCCTCAGGG GTACCAGTTCCCCTCCATGGATCAGCTGGCTGCCATGCTCCCCAGCGTGGTGCAGCACTTTGG GTTCAAGTACGTGATTGGCATTGGAGTGGGAGCCGGAGCCTATGTGCTGGCCAAATTTGCA CTCATTTTCCCCGACCTGGTGGAGGGGCTGGTGTTGATGAACATTGATCCCAATGGCAAAGGCTGGATTGACTGGGCCGCCACCAAG CTCTCCGGCTTGACCAGCACCTTACCGGACACAGTACTCTCGCACCTCTTCAGCCAG GAGGAGCTGGTGAACAACACAGAGCTGGTGCAGAGCTACCGGCAGCAGATCTCAAACGTGGTGAACCAGGCCAACCTGCAGCTCTTCTGGAACATGTACAACAG CCGCAGAGACCTTGACATTAACCGGCCTGGGACGGTGCCCAATGCCAAGACGCTCCG CTGCCCGGTGATGCTGGTAGTCGGAGATAACGCACCTGCTGAGGATGGGGTG GTTGAGTGTAACTCCAAACTGGACCCAACCACCACGACCTTCCTGAAG ATGGCAGATTCTGGTGGTCTTCCTCAGGTGACACAG CCAGGGAAGCTGACTGAGGCCTTCAAATACTTCCTGCAAGGCATGGGCTACA TTGCACACTTGAAGGACCGAAGGCTGAGTGGAGGAGCAG TGCCCTCAGCCAGCATGACACGCCTCGCGCGCTCACGCACCGCATCCCTCACCAGCGCCAGTTCTGTGGATGGCAGCCGCCCACAGCCCTGCGCCCACTCAGAGAGCAGTGAGGGCATGGGCCAGGTCAACCACACCATGGAGGTGTCCTGCTGA
- the Ndrg4 gene encoding protein NDRG4 isoform X5, which produces MTMAGLQELRFPEEKPLLRGQDALELDNPDTFLSVVDTDWKEHDIETPYGLLHVVIRGSPKGNRPAILTYHDVGLNHKLCFNTFFNYEDMQEITKHFVVCHVDAPGQQVGASQFPQGYQFPSMDQLAAMLPSVVQHFGFKYVIGIGVGAGAYVLAKFALIFPDLVEGLVLMNIDPNGKGWIDWAATKLSGLTSTLPDTVLSHLFSQEELVNNTELVQSYRQQISNVVNQANLQLFWNMYNSRRDLDINRPGTVPNAKTLRCPVMLVVGDNAPAEDGVVECNSKLDPTTTTFLKMADSGGLPQVTQPGKLTEAFKYFLQGMGYIAHLKDRRLSGGAVPSASMTRLARSRTASLTSASSVDGSRPQPCAHSESSEGMGQVNHTMEVSC; this is translated from the exons ATGACCATGGCTGGGCTGCAGGAGCTGCGATTCCCTGAGGAGAAGCCCCTGCTCCGTGGCCAGGATGCATTGGAACTG GATAACCCCGACACCTTCCTCTCAGTTGTGGACACAGACTGGAAG gaaCACGACATTGAGACGCCTTATGGCCTTCTGCATGTGGTGATCCGGGGCTCCCCCAAAGGAAACCGCCCAGCCATCCTTACCTACCATGACGTGGGCCTCAATC ACAAGCTGTGCTTCAACACCTTCTTCAACTACGAGGATATGCAGGAGATCACCAAGCACTTTGTGGTGTGCCATGTGGACGCCCCTGGGCAGCAGGTGGGGGCGTCACAGTTCCCTCAGGG GTACCAGTTCCCCTCCATGGATCAGCTGGCTGCCATGCTCCCCAGCGTGGTGCAGCACTTTGG GTTCAAGTACGTGATTGGCATTGGAGTGGGAGCCGGAGCCTATGTGCTGGCCAAATTTGCA CTCATTTTCCCCGACCTGGTGGAGGGGCTGGTGTTGATGAACATTGATCCCAATGGCAAAGGCTGGATTGACTGGGCCGCCACCAAG CTCTCCGGCTTGACCAGCACCTTACCGGACACAGTACTCTCGCACCTCTTCAGCCAG GAGGAGCTGGTGAACAACACAGAGCTGGTGCAGAGCTACCGGCAGCAGATCTCAAACGTGGTGAACCAGGCCAACCTGCAGCTCTTCTGGAACATGTACAACAG CCGCAGAGACCTTGACATTAACCGGCCTGGGACGGTGCCCAATGCCAAGACGCTCCG CTGCCCGGTGATGCTGGTAGTCGGAGATAACGCACCTGCTGAGGATGGGGTG GTTGAGTGTAACTCCAAACTGGACCCAACCACCACGACCTTCCTGAAG ATGGCAGATTCTGGTGGTCTTCCTCAGGTGACACAG CCAGGGAAGCTGACTGAGGCCTTCAAATACTTCCTGCAAGGCATGGGCTACA TTGCACACTTGAAGGACCGAAGGCTGAGTGGAGGAGCAG TGCCCTCAGCCAGCATGACACGCCTCGCGCGCTCACGCACCGCATCCCTCACCAGCGCCAGTTCTGTGGATGGCAGCCGCCCACAGCCCTGCGCCCACTCAGAGAGCAGTGAGGGCATGGGCCAGGTCAACCACACCATGGAGGTGTCCTGCTGA
- the Ndrg4 gene encoding protein NDRG4 isoform X4 translates to MPECWDGEHDIETPYGLLHVVIRGSPKGNRPAILTYHDVGLNHKLCFNTFFNYEDMQEITKHFVVCHVDAPGQQVGASQFPQGYQFPSMDQLAAMLPSVVQHFGFKYVIGIGVGAGAYVLAKFALIFPDLVEGLVLMNIDPNGKGWIDWAATKLSGLTSTLPDTVLSHLFSQEELVNNTELVQSYRQQISNVVNQANLQLFWNMYNSRRDLDINRPGTVPNAKTLRCPVMLVVGDNAPAEDGVVECNSKLDPTTTTFLKMADSGGLPQVTQPGKLTEAFKYFLQGMGYMPSASMTRLARSRTASLTSASSVDGSRPQPCAHSESSEGMGQVNHTMEVSC, encoded by the exons ATGCCGGAGTGCTGGGATGGG gaaCACGACATTGAGACGCCTTATGGCCTTCTGCATGTGGTGATCCGGGGCTCCCCCAAAGGAAACCGCCCAGCCATCCTTACCTACCATGACGTGGGCCTCAATC ACAAGCTGTGCTTCAACACCTTCTTCAACTACGAGGATATGCAGGAGATCACCAAGCACTTTGTGGTGTGCCATGTGGACGCCCCTGGGCAGCAGGTGGGGGCGTCACAGTTCCCTCAGGG GTACCAGTTCCCCTCCATGGATCAGCTGGCTGCCATGCTCCCCAGCGTGGTGCAGCACTTTGG GTTCAAGTACGTGATTGGCATTGGAGTGGGAGCCGGAGCCTATGTGCTGGCCAAATTTGCA CTCATTTTCCCCGACCTGGTGGAGGGGCTGGTGTTGATGAACATTGATCCCAATGGCAAAGGCTGGATTGACTGGGCCGCCACCAAG CTCTCCGGCTTGACCAGCACCTTACCGGACACAGTACTCTCGCACCTCTTCAGCCAG GAGGAGCTGGTGAACAACACAGAGCTGGTGCAGAGCTACCGGCAGCAGATCTCAAACGTGGTGAACCAGGCCAACCTGCAGCTCTTCTGGAACATGTACAACAG CCGCAGAGACCTTGACATTAACCGGCCTGGGACGGTGCCCAATGCCAAGACGCTCCG CTGCCCGGTGATGCTGGTAGTCGGAGATAACGCACCTGCTGAGGATGGGGTG GTTGAGTGTAACTCCAAACTGGACCCAACCACCACGACCTTCCTGAAG ATGGCAGATTCTGGTGGTCTTCCTCAGGTGACACAG CCAGGGAAGCTGACTGAGGCCTTCAAATACTTCCTGCAAGGCATGGGCTACA TGCCCTCAGCCAGCATGACACGCCTCGCGCGCTCACGCACCGCATCCCTCACCAGCGCCAGTTCTGTGGATGGCAGCCGCCCACAGCCCTGCGCCCACTCAGAGAGCAGTGAGGGCATGGGCCAGGTCAACCACACCATGGAGGTGTCCTGCTGA
- the Ndrg4 gene encoding protein NDRG4 isoform X2: MKVLGHRLQLLTGLLLHDMTMAGLQELRFPEEKPLLRGQDALELDNPDTFLSVVDTDWKEHDIETPYGLLHVVIRGSPKGNRPAILTYHDVGLNHKLCFNTFFNYEDMQEITKHFVVCHVDAPGQQVGASQFPQGYQFPSMDQLAAMLPSVVQHFGFKYVIGIGVGAGAYVLAKFALIFPDLVEGLVLMNIDPNGKGWIDWAATKLSGLTSTLPDTVLSHLFSQEELVNNTELVQSYRQQISNVVNQANLQLFWNMYNSRRDLDINRPGTVPNAKTLRCPVMLVVGDNAPAEDGVVECNSKLDPTTTTFLKMADSGGLPQVTQPGKLTEAFKYFLQGMGYIAHLKDRRLSGGAVPSASMTRLARSRTASLTSASSVDGSRPQPCAHSESSEGMGQVNHTMEVSC; this comes from the exons GGCTTCTGCTCCACGACATGACCATGGCTGGGCTGCAGGAGCTGCGATTCCCTGAGGAGAAGCCCCTGCTCCGTGGCCAGGATGCATTGGAACTG GATAACCCCGACACCTTCCTCTCAGTTGTGGACACAGACTGGAAG gaaCACGACATTGAGACGCCTTATGGCCTTCTGCATGTGGTGATCCGGGGCTCCCCCAAAGGAAACCGCCCAGCCATCCTTACCTACCATGACGTGGGCCTCAATC ACAAGCTGTGCTTCAACACCTTCTTCAACTACGAGGATATGCAGGAGATCACCAAGCACTTTGTGGTGTGCCATGTGGACGCCCCTGGGCAGCAGGTGGGGGCGTCACAGTTCCCTCAGGG GTACCAGTTCCCCTCCATGGATCAGCTGGCTGCCATGCTCCCCAGCGTGGTGCAGCACTTTGG GTTCAAGTACGTGATTGGCATTGGAGTGGGAGCCGGAGCCTATGTGCTGGCCAAATTTGCA CTCATTTTCCCCGACCTGGTGGAGGGGCTGGTGTTGATGAACATTGATCCCAATGGCAAAGGCTGGATTGACTGGGCCGCCACCAAG CTCTCCGGCTTGACCAGCACCTTACCGGACACAGTACTCTCGCACCTCTTCAGCCAG GAGGAGCTGGTGAACAACACAGAGCTGGTGCAGAGCTACCGGCAGCAGATCTCAAACGTGGTGAACCAGGCCAACCTGCAGCTCTTCTGGAACATGTACAACAG CCGCAGAGACCTTGACATTAACCGGCCTGGGACGGTGCCCAATGCCAAGACGCTCCG CTGCCCGGTGATGCTGGTAGTCGGAGATAACGCACCTGCTGAGGATGGGGTG GTTGAGTGTAACTCCAAACTGGACCCAACCACCACGACCTTCCTGAAG ATGGCAGATTCTGGTGGTCTTCCTCAGGTGACACAG CCAGGGAAGCTGACTGAGGCCTTCAAATACTTCCTGCAAGGCATGGGCTACA TTGCACACTTGAAGGACCGAAGGCTGAGTGGAGGAGCAG TGCCCTCAGCCAGCATGACACGCCTCGCGCGCTCACGCACCGCATCCCTCACCAGCGCCAGTTCTGTGGATGGCAGCCGCCCACAGCCCTGCGCCCACTCAGAGAGCAGTGAGGGCATGGGCCAGGTCAACCACACCATGGAGGTGTCCTGCTGA
- the Ndrg4 gene encoding protein NDRG4 isoform X1 produces the protein MKVLGHRLQLLTGLLLHDMTMAGLQELRFPEEKPLLRGQDALELDNPDTFLSVVDTDWKEHDIETPYGLLHVVIRGSPKGNRPAILTYHDVGLNHKLCFNTFFNYEDMQEITKHFVVCHVDAPGQQVGASQFPQGYQFPSMDQLAAMLPSVVQHFGFKYVIGIGVGAGAYVLAKFALIFPDLVEGLVLMNIDPNGKGWIDWAATKLSGLTSTLPDTVLSHLFSQEELVNNTELVQSYRQQISNVVNQANLQLFWNMYNSRRDLDINRPGTVPNAKTLRCPVMLVVGDNAPAEDGVVECNSKLDPTTTTFLKMADSGGLPQVTQPGKLTEAFKYFLQGMGYMPSASMTRLARSRTASLTSASSVDGSRPQPCAHSESSEGMGQVNHTMEVSC, from the exons GGCTTCTGCTCCACGACATGACCATGGCTGGGCTGCAGGAGCTGCGATTCCCTGAGGAGAAGCCCCTGCTCCGTGGCCAGGATGCATTGGAACTG GATAACCCCGACACCTTCCTCTCAGTTGTGGACACAGACTGGAAG gaaCACGACATTGAGACGCCTTATGGCCTTCTGCATGTGGTGATCCGGGGCTCCCCCAAAGGAAACCGCCCAGCCATCCTTACCTACCATGACGTGGGCCTCAATC ACAAGCTGTGCTTCAACACCTTCTTCAACTACGAGGATATGCAGGAGATCACCAAGCACTTTGTGGTGTGCCATGTGGACGCCCCTGGGCAGCAGGTGGGGGCGTCACAGTTCCCTCAGGG GTACCAGTTCCCCTCCATGGATCAGCTGGCTGCCATGCTCCCCAGCGTGGTGCAGCACTTTGG GTTCAAGTACGTGATTGGCATTGGAGTGGGAGCCGGAGCCTATGTGCTGGCCAAATTTGCA CTCATTTTCCCCGACCTGGTGGAGGGGCTGGTGTTGATGAACATTGATCCCAATGGCAAAGGCTGGATTGACTGGGCCGCCACCAAG CTCTCCGGCTTGACCAGCACCTTACCGGACACAGTACTCTCGCACCTCTTCAGCCAG GAGGAGCTGGTGAACAACACAGAGCTGGTGCAGAGCTACCGGCAGCAGATCTCAAACGTGGTGAACCAGGCCAACCTGCAGCTCTTCTGGAACATGTACAACAG CCGCAGAGACCTTGACATTAACCGGCCTGGGACGGTGCCCAATGCCAAGACGCTCCG CTGCCCGGTGATGCTGGTAGTCGGAGATAACGCACCTGCTGAGGATGGGGTG GTTGAGTGTAACTCCAAACTGGACCCAACCACCACGACCTTCCTGAAG ATGGCAGATTCTGGTGGTCTTCCTCAGGTGACACAG CCAGGGAAGCTGACTGAGGCCTTCAAATACTTCCTGCAAGGCATGGGCTACA TGCCCTCAGCCAGCATGACACGCCTCGCGCGCTCACGCACCGCATCCCTCACCAGCGCCAGTTCTGTGGATGGCAGCCGCCCACAGCCCTGCGCCCACTCAGAGAGCAGTGAGGGCATGGGCCAGGTCAACCACACCATGGAGGTGTCCTGCTGA